ACACGGTTCATTCTGCGGCTTCCCTCCCAATTTAGGAATACGTGCTGCGTGCCGCTTGTTCATGAAGAATGCCGACGCTGAATCGGGCTTTCTTGGGCGTCGGGCGGGCACTGAAGGAGTCGTTGAGTCTACGACCGTTTCGCTCAATGCAGAGCCAATGCGAACTGGCTTGCTGATCAGGCCGTTTTCAAACGGCGGAGCCGTGTGCTCCAAATGTCTGCAGAAAGAGTGCTCCGTTATCAGCGCAGACGTAGTTTTGCGATCAGGTAGTGATTGCAGAGATTTCCCAGGCCACAACCGTCCGGGTTGTCGTCACGGGGCACTCTTCCGGCATGCAGCGCGTCTCGAACTGCGAGATCCGTTACCTGGGTTTGGTTTGCATCCACACCTTATCCGTGTGGATTCCCCTGAATTTTCTTGCACCATCAGCCGGGCGGGTAGCTCGAGAGCGGAAAATCCGGATATCTTTCAGGGGTTAGCTTAGCCTGTTAAAAAACGGGAATGGCTCGAGCAGGAGATCTTAAAACACGATGGTTTCAGTCGTCCTGCTTGCCTGTCCCGGTTTTTCAACGGACGGTTGGGGCTTTCTGACCACGGCGAAAACTCCTTTCCGATTTCCGGGTCGGTTGTAGTTTCGTTTGTAGCCCAGTATGTTCAGCAGCCTGCGCCAGTCGCAGTAAGTCATTGACAACAAGACACTTGCCCTCGTAGCTCAGCAGGATAGAGCGTCGGTTTCCTAAACGAGCTCGGGCACTTGGCGGCGACTCGCAGAACGCCGTGTTTTCCGGTGAAAACACATCTGCGAGCTCTTACAAGACCACACAAGATCGGCCCGCCAGTTGTAGGCTACAACCGCGTTTTGCCGCGGTAGGTCGGGCAAGCCGAACTAATTGAAGAAACTGCTGACGACGCACTTCAGAGTCAACTTCGATCAAAGCATCGATGTTTGGCAAATCGCACAAAGTGCGGGGTGCCATGAAAGCCTTCAGGATAAGTTCGTCGCTGGCGGACTCGGAGTTGATGGCTACGTCGCAGATGGAACGGAATCCGATGCCGAATCGATCGCCCAAGTCGATCGAGACGCCAGACCAGCAATGCGTCGCCTTCGCGAAGTTCAGCAAGACAGGCTTCCAGTCCCCGGCGATCCTCCTTCGCTCCCGATGCCTTGTCGGTGAAGATCAAGTCCTTCGGATTGTCATGTTTCTTCAAAGCATCAAGCTGAAGGCGTAAGTCCTGCTCGGAAGTTGACACGCGAGCGTATCCGATGGTGCGGCCGCAGATGTTCTCGTTTTCGTCAGCCATTGACGGCAAAACGGTACGCTGATTTTCGGCACGAGAAAACTAGACTGAATTGACGCGAAAGAGGACTGTGTTCAGGTCACGGCGGCACCGTTTCGAAAAACGCCGAATTACGGAACCATCAGGCAGCAGTCATACATTGAGAATGCGAACGCGAATCCAGTGCCAATAGAATCTCCACGTTTCACCATCATCCGCACTCTCAAACTCCTCGTATAGGGCATTGAGATACGATGGCACCAGTCGCAACTGCCGCGTTGCAAGCGCCACAAGGAACTCAGTCGCGGCTTCTCCAACTTCAGTCGTCCGTTGACTAAACAATGTGCGTAGAACGTCGTGCATCTCTTCGCTCAGTCCGTCGTTGATGCTGTAGTCCAACTCTGACGGATACGCTGCACGAAGCAGCGAAGCCTGTATCACACCGTCGTTGAACCTCTCAAAGCATCGCGGAGAGATGACGCGCCGCACATGATCATACTGGCCGAGTGAACGATTCCCCTTCGCCCCGCTCGCCGGAGAGAATGCAAGACCAGCGAAACCGTAGTAAAAACGTCTCCTTGAGAAACGTCTTTAGCGGCGTAGTCGAAATCCCAAAAGCGAAGCCCGGTCGTAACTTCAGTATCGATCCAGTAATTGATGGCATGAATAGTTCGTTAAGCAGACCCCGAGTCGCCGATGAAGCCGCCTGTTCGATCGCGACAAGCCGTGAGGTCAAGAACTGGGGCAGGCGAATCAAGATCCGACAGAACCTTCATCTCACGCTGCCATGAATTTTCTTTATCAGGTCGACGTGATGGAAAAAAAGAACCGATCAAGGACATGAAAGCCGTGTTCGTCAGGGCCATTGTCTCCGTACGTGAGGCGGCGCCATCTCGAAGAACTTCCCGGTCATTGGGGCGGACAAGTCCGATTGCATAGTTGAGGGCGCCGGTCGCTTGCGCATATCGCAATGTCTGCGCGACGCCCAGCAATTGGCGTCCCGTCGCAAATGCAGAAGCAACGACTAGGGTAGCGCCTCCGATTTGCGTGTGATCGGATAGGTTTTGCTGGAGTTCGCCAAACGAAAGTACCGGAACCGACTTGCCAAGCGAGACGCAGTAGTCACGCACCCGGTCTGTAAGATGTTGAGACGCTGGATCGTCAAGGCAGACAATTCTTCGCGTATCGAGGGAAACCGCATGGGCAACAAGAGTTTCAAAACGGCTTCGCCACCGTGCTACTCCAAGGAAGGCACTGTCGGCAAAAGCTCGCTCCAAATCGACAAACAGGTCTTTGGATGAAGTGCCGCTGTGGGGATCAGCATAGTTGGGCGTAAGAGCATTGTCCCACAAGTGTTCGAGGAAACGTGAGAGACTCGAGGGGCATCTGTCGCGCGAATCAGTACCGCACAGACATTCAGACCTTCTGGCAGGAAGTGGTCTCGTATTGGAACTGCTATCGATCCTTCGCGACACATCGGACAGGCATCGGCAGAGTAACTTTGGATCCTTGAATAATTCATCACCATTTCGCTCAGCGTGGTAGAGGAGGTCACAAATGTGATTCTCGTTCTCCGCATTGTCTCCGAGATAGTAGATTGTAAGGATCTGTGGATTTCGAAAACGAGGCTCCACTTCCCGCAATTGCTTTGACAACTCGCCACTCGTCGATGCAGAGATTAGCACTAGCGCACGGCTGGCATCAGTAAATCGCAACTCCTTCAAAAGTCTGTATGACCCAAAACTCGTGACAACACTTTGAGTTCTATCGTCACCAAAAAGTGCAAGTAGGCGAAGAATTGCATACGCAATCGCGTGAATTGCACCCGTGTCACAGTAAATCCGGCTCATTAGCTCTGGAACAAACGGCAGACAACACGCGGCGATGAACTCTATCTCTGGTCCGTTGATCATAACGTTGCCAGTCCGCAAGAAGGCTGAGCAGTGCCGAAGCGATGGCTTAACGTAGTGATGAACAGCAGTTGCCTCGATCATCCCGTTGTGACGTCTATACAACGTAACAAGACCAGTCTGAATGATCTCGGAAGTCCTATCGTTGGAACGCGCCAGCCCACCGATTCCGAAACCCTGAATACGCACCGCTGGAGTATTAAGCTGCCGCGAGATTGCTGGCATTCGTGCGAAGAACCGCTCGGAGGTCGTCGCGGCACGACAGGCATCGGCGTAGGGTTCGGGAGTGATCAAGTCAATTCCATCGGGAGGAGAATTGCATTCGCAGTACTCCTGCACTGCGTCGAG
This genomic interval from Planctomycetaceae bacterium contains the following:
- a CDS encoding recombinase family protein; the encoded protein is MADENENICGRTIGYARVSTSEQDLRLQLDALKKHDNPKDLIFTDKASGAKEDRRGLEACLAELREGDALLVWRLDRLGRSIRHRIPFHLRRSHQLRVRQRRTYPEGFHGTPHFVRFAKHRCFDRS